In the genome of Desulfovibrio desulfuricans, one region contains:
- a CDS encoding sensor histidine kinase, translating to MTDSYNRPSPDALLAQLRQAAYGDDAGQSSQPARGLLKIFFGYAAGVGKTYSMLRAAHAALEMGHDIVAGYVEPHPRPETAALLPGLDDVAPLRQSHRGITLNELNVDAVLARKPQIALVDELAHTNAEGCRNRKRYQDVEELLQAGISVWTTVNVQHIESLNDVVAALTGVVVRERIPDSVFDGADQVELVDLEPDELMARLREGKIYGEAQVQRALGHFFLPANLIALREIALRRMADRVNRRAASSDGDAASPTRQIKEHILICLSGAPSNARVIRTAARMVEAFRADFTALFVQNTNQRRNDAKSSTLRDNIKLAEDLGAVIVTLQGEDIPVQIAEYARMSGVSKIVVGRSPAGGWLFHRGKTLVERLAELAPEMETFIIPDAVPVGGTSSHPGPLLALLRTLLGTAPRSWRQWGATGALMAVCSVIGLLMFSAGMPNGGIAGLYMLGVLGVSILTAGPWYGVTASVAGVALFDFLFVEPRFSFTVYDMDYVGLFTAMLLVSTATSAITGRARTQARNSAVRALHTELLLGNSRRLQKAKDEPAILLEAARQLGTLLGCTATLYPVQHGRLQTQPAYAYAADHTQDAPPGRPPACQSGQLPKQQPGRLAPGMDAQHGPLPRDELGVAQWVAKNNRPAGAGTDSLPGAQHSFIPISSRTAVLAVAGLAVPPGRTAPLADANSKNLVLALAGECALALEKERLTQANAAIAVRAQQEKLRADVLRSISHDLRTPLTGICGNAAILAGQRGAGSPERNAALAASIEEEAHYLVGMVENLLALTRLEQQGFTLRLEPELVEDVIREAVHITGRRAARHDLHAELPETLLMARMDAQLIVQVLVNLLDNAVKHTPEGTSIRVRAREDGPWVRLEVADNGPGIPEDEQGRIFDMFHSAAIKKGDRRRGMGLGLALCRSIVQAHGGRIEVFANAPHGAIFSLTLPREATTPDLPTA from the coding sequence ATGACAGACAGCTATAACCGACCTTCTCCCGACGCCCTGCTGGCCCAGTTGCGGCAGGCGGCCTACGGAGACGACGCCGGGCAATCGAGTCAGCCCGCGCGCGGGTTGCTGAAAATATTTTTCGGCTATGCGGCGGGCGTGGGCAAAACCTACTCCATGCTCAGGGCGGCCCACGCCGCCCTGGAGATGGGGCACGACATCGTGGCAGGGTATGTGGAGCCGCACCCAAGGCCGGAAACAGCCGCCCTGCTGCCAGGGCTGGACGATGTGGCCCCCCTGCGGCAAAGCCACCGGGGCATAACGCTCAACGAGCTGAACGTGGATGCGGTCTTGGCCCGCAAACCGCAGATCGCCCTTGTGGACGAGCTGGCCCACACCAACGCCGAGGGCTGCCGCAACCGCAAACGATATCAGGATGTGGAGGAGCTGCTGCAGGCGGGCATATCCGTATGGACCACGGTAAACGTGCAGCATATCGAGAGCCTCAACGACGTGGTGGCCGCCCTCACCGGGGTGGTCGTGCGCGAGCGCATCCCCGACAGCGTTTTTGACGGGGCCGATCAGGTGGAGCTGGTCGACCTTGAGCCCGACGAGCTCATGGCCCGCCTGCGCGAGGGCAAAATTTACGGCGAGGCCCAGGTGCAACGGGCGCTGGGGCACTTTTTTCTGCCTGCCAACCTCATTGCCCTGCGCGAGATCGCCCTGCGCCGCATGGCCGACCGCGTCAACCGGCGGGCCGCCTCCTCTGACGGGGACGCCGCCAGCCCGACCCGGCAAATCAAGGAGCACATCCTCATCTGCCTGTCGGGCGCGCCCAGCAACGCGCGGGTCATCCGCACCGCAGCGCGCATGGTGGAGGCATTCCGCGCCGACTTTACCGCCCTGTTTGTTCAGAACACCAACCAGCGGCGCAATGATGCCAAAAGCAGCACCCTGCGCGACAATATCAAGCTGGCGGAAGATCTGGGCGCAGTCATCGTAACCCTTCAGGGCGAGGACATCCCTGTCCAGATTGCCGAGTACGCCCGCATGAGCGGCGTCAGCAAAATTGTGGTGGGGCGCTCGCCCGCGGGCGGCTGGCTGTTTCACAGGGGCAAGACGCTGGTGGAGCGCCTTGCCGAACTCGCGCCGGAGATGGAAACCTTCATCATTCCCGATGCCGTGCCTGTTGGGGGTACGTCGTCCCATCCCGGCCCCCTCCTTGCCCTGCTGCGAACACTGCTTGGCACGGCGCCCCGTTCATGGCGGCAATGGGGTGCAACGGGCGCGCTCATGGCTGTCTGCAGCGTCATTGGTTTACTCATGTTTTCCGCAGGCATGCCCAACGGCGGCATTGCGGGCCTGTACATGCTCGGGGTGCTTGGCGTCTCCATCCTCACCGCCGGGCCGTGGTACGGCGTAACGGCCTCGGTCGCCGGGGTAGCCCTGTTTGATTTTTTGTTTGTGGAGCCACGCTTCAGTTTTACCGTGTACGACATGGATTATGTCGGGCTTTTTACGGCCATGCTGCTGGTTTCAACGGCAACCAGCGCCATAACCGGCCGCGCGCGGACTCAGGCGCGCAACAGCGCCGTGCGCGCGCTGCACACCGAGCTGCTGCTGGGCAACAGCCGCCGCCTGCAAAAAGCCAAGGACGAACCCGCCATTCTGCTTGAGGCCGCCCGCCAGCTGGGAACGCTGCTGGGGTGCACGGCAACGCTCTACCCGGTGCAGCATGGCCGCCTGCAAACGCAGCCAGCCTATGCCTATGCGGCAGACCATACGCAGGATGCCCCCCCCGGCAGACCGCCAGCCTGTCAGTCGGGCCAGTTGCCCAAGCAGCAACCTGGCCGCCTGGCGCCGGGCATGGACGCGCAGCACGGCCCCCTGCCCAGGGACGAACTGGGCGTGGCGCAGTGGGTCGCCAAAAACAACCGACCTGCGGGCGCGGGTACAGACTCCCTGCCGGGCGCGCAGCACAGCTTTATACCCATCAGCAGCCGGACCGCAGTACTGGCCGTGGCCGGGCTGGCTGTGCCGCCGGGGCGCACGGCCCCGCTGGCCGACGCCAACAGCAAAAACCTGGTGCTGGCGCTGGCTGGCGAATGCGCGCTGGCGCTGGAAAAAGAACGCCTTACCCAGGCCAACGCGGCCATTGCCGTGCGCGCGCAGCAGGAAAAGCTACGCGCGGACGTGCTGCGATCCATTTCGCACGATCTGCGCACGCCCCTTACGGGCATTTGCGGCAATGCCGCAATCCTTGCCGGGCAACGCGGGGCGGGCTCGCCCGAGCGCAATGCGGCGCTTGCCGCATCCATTGAAGAAGAAGCCCACTACCTCGTGGGCATGGTGGAAAACCTGCTGGCCCTTACACGCCTTGAGCAGCAAGGGTTTACCCTGCGTCTTGAGCCGGAGCTTGTCGAAGACGTCATCCGCGAGGCCGTGCACATCACCGGCAGGCGCGCCGCGCGTCACGACCTGCACGCCGAACTGCCCGAAACCCTGCTTATGGCCCGTATGGATGCGCAACTTATCGTGCAGGTGCTCGTCAACCTGCTGGATAATGCTGTAAAGCACACGCCAGAAGGCACTTCCATCAGGGTGCGGGCCAGGGAGGACGGCCCGTGGGTCAGGCTTGAAGTGGCCGACAACGGGCCGGGGATTCCAGAGGACGAACAGGGCCGCATCTTTGACATGTTCCACTCGGCGGCGATAAAAAAAGGCGACAGACGCCGGGGCATGGGGCTGGGCCTTGCCCTGTGCCGCAGCATTGTGCAGGCGCATGGCGGACGGATTGAAGTATTTGCCAATGCGCCGCACGGGGCGATTTTTTCGCTGACCCTGCCGCGCGAGGCAACAACGCCAGACCTGCCGACAGCATGA
- the rsmD gene encoding 16S rRNA (guanine(966)-N(2))-methyltransferase RsmD — protein sequence MRIISGKLGGRNLKTVEGEGYRPAMGRTREALFSMLTARGIDWHSTRVLDLFAGSGSLAFEAISRGAPHALLVEMAPQAVRCLKVNIEALGVQDEARIASEDVLRVLKTPPAEPYSLIFMDPPYRKNLADPALKLLVSRRWLAPGAFITAEIEKDARLTPPPQCTLEAERLFGQTRICIWTTP from the coding sequence ATGCGCATCATTTCCGGAAAACTTGGCGGACGCAACCTCAAAACCGTTGAGGGCGAGGGCTACCGCCCGGCCATGGGCAGAACGCGCGAGGCGCTTTTTTCCATGCTTACCGCACGGGGCATCGACTGGCACAGCACGCGGGTTCTTGACCTGTTTGCGGGCAGCGGCAGCCTGGCCTTTGAGGCCATAAGCCGTGGCGCTCCGCACGCCCTGCTGGTGGAGATGGCCCCTCAGGCGGTACGTTGCCTCAAGGTCAATATCGAGGCCCTCGGCGTGCAGGACGAAGCCCGCATCGCCAGCGAAGACGTGCTGCGCGTTCTCAAGACGCCCCCGGCTGAACCGTATTCGCTTATTTTTATGGATCCGCCCTACCGCAAAAATCTGGCCGATCCGGCGCTCAAGCTGCTGGTCTCGCGCCGCTGGCTTGCGCCCGGGGCCTTTATTACGGCAGAAATTGAAAAAGACGCGCGGCTCACGCCGCCGCCCCAATGCACCCTTGAAGCCGAACGCCTGTTCGGCCAGACACGCATATGCATCTGGACAACGCCATGA
- the coaD gene encoding pantetheine-phosphate adenylyltransferase, translating to MRIALYPGTFDPLTNGHLSLIRRGCEVFDQIVVAVADNTPKFPLFSHEERVEMAREALKDEPRAVVEPFSGLTVEYAAQRGACALLRGLRAASDFEYEFQLALMNRRLQRHIQTVFLMTDYQWLFISSTIVKAAASHGADIKGLVPENVRVALTEKYRKGEVRQGTPCLAPPFGGFRVK from the coding sequence ATGAGAATAGCACTCTACCCCGGCACTTTCGATCCGCTGACCAACGGGCACCTGAGCCTTATACGGCGCGGCTGCGAAGTATTTGACCAAATTGTTGTGGCAGTGGCGGACAATACGCCCAAATTCCCTCTCTTCAGCCATGAGGAGAGGGTCGAGATGGCCCGCGAAGCGCTGAAGGACGAACCCCGCGCGGTGGTGGAGCCCTTTTCGGGCCTCACGGTGGAATACGCCGCCCAGCGCGGGGCCTGCGCCCTGCTGCGCGGGCTGCGCGCCGCCTCGGACTTTGAATATGAGTTTCAGCTGGCGCTCATGAACCGCCGGTTGCAGCGGCACATTCAGACGGTCTTTTTGATGACCGACTATCAGTGGCTGTTCATCAGCTCCACCATAGTAAAGGCCGCCGCCAGCCACGGCGCGGACATCAAGGGCCTCGTGCCCGAAAATGTGCGCGTGGCCCTTACGGAAAAATACCGCAAGGGCGAGGTGCGCCAGGGCACGCCCTGTCTTGCGCCGCCGTTTGGCGGTTTTCGCGTCAAGTAA
- a CDS encoding fused MFS/spermidine synthase, which produces MLELTVFLSGALVMVLEMVGARVLAPHVGTSAVVWTSLIGVVLACLAAGAWAGGRLADRMLSRRGLALALAGAGIGSGLTALWHEAVGQWVTAAIGNLYAAAVLAAVCIFALPAFFFGMITPYAIRLRIERVDSSGATVGRLYALSTAGSIAGTFLGGFVLISYWGSTAILWGVAACMLGLSLCHGGGRLRLRAALLALCGLMAVLAASYGHWQDGRAMSHLIESPYNSIRVFEGVDWAQNGRAVRLMATDPGYSQSGMYLDAPDELYFRYTRFYALGPHFVPQANRVLMLGGGGYSVPKWLLSDKSPLAKPAEARVTVVELDPAMTEAAHRWFALRDDPRLTVRHEDARAFLNRQRDQYDLVFVDVFNSHYAVPFQMGTREAAAALRRAVAPGGLMLMNVISAVQGPDGRLFQSIFNALTQSFAEVRVYCAGGEPPDRLQNIMVAAFAEPRQEAAAGAASDADLVGAGQEAQPEAPDLPAMLASRYVGPLTFATPALTDDFAPVERYTLVLLRQ; this is translated from the coding sequence ATGCTTGAACTGACTGTGTTTTTGAGCGGCGCGCTGGTCATGGTGCTCGAAATGGTCGGCGCGCGGGTTCTGGCCCCGCATGTGGGCACGTCCGCCGTGGTCTGGACAAGCCTGATCGGCGTGGTGCTGGCCTGTCTGGCCGCTGGAGCCTGGGCCGGGGGACGGCTGGCCGACAGAATGCTTTCGCGCAGGGGGCTTGCGCTGGCCCTGGCCGGGGCTGGAATTGGCAGCGGGCTTACGGCGCTTTGGCATGAGGCTGTCGGGCAGTGGGTAACGGCGGCCATCGGCAACCTGTACGCGGCAGCGGTGTTGGCGGCCGTGTGTATTTTTGCCCTGCCCGCCTTTTTTTTCGGCATGATCACGCCCTACGCCATCCGTCTGCGCATTGAGCGCGTGGACTCCTCCGGGGCTACCGTGGGCAGGCTTTACGCCCTTTCCACTGCGGGCAGCATTGCAGGAACTTTTTTGGGCGGGTTTGTGCTTATTTCGTACTGGGGCAGCACCGCCATACTGTGGGGTGTAGCGGCCTGCATGTTGGGGCTGTCGCTGTGCCACGGCGGGGGCAGGCTGCGCCTGCGGGCCGCCCTGCTTGCCCTGTGCGGCCTTATGGCCGTGCTGGCGGCTAGCTATGGGCATTGGCAGGACGGACGCGCCATGAGCCATCTGATAGAAAGCCCGTACAACAGCATCCGCGTTTTTGAGGGCGTGGACTGGGCGCAAAACGGCAGGGCCGTGCGCCTCATGGCAACAGATCCAGGCTACAGCCAGTCGGGCATGTATCTGGACGCGCCGGACGAACTGTATTTTCGCTACACCAGGTTTTATGCGCTGGGGCCGCATTTTGTCCCGCAGGCAAACCGGGTGCTCATGCTCGGGGGCGGGGGATATTCCGTACCCAAGTGGCTGCTCTCCGACAAATCGCCATTGGCAAAGCCCGCTGAGGCGCGGGTGACGGTGGTGGAACTGGACCCGGCCATGACAGAGGCCGCCCACCGCTGGTTTGCCCTGCGCGACGACCCCCGCCTGACTGTGCGGCACGAGGACGCCAGGGCTTTTTTGAACCGGCAGCGCGATCAGTACGACCTTGTATTTGTGGACGTGTTCAACTCGCATTACGCCGTGCCGTTTCAGATGGGCACGCGTGAGGCTGCTGCGGCGCTGCGGCGGGCAGTGGCCCCCGGCGGGCTTATGCTCATGAATGTTATTTCCGCCGTACAAGGGCCGGACGGCCGTCTGTTTCAGAGTATTTTCAACGCGCTGACCCAGTCGTTTGCCGAGGTGCGGGTGTATTGCGCGGGGGGCGAACCGCCGGACAGGCTGCAAAATATCATGGTGGCGGCCTTTGCCGAGCCACGACAGGAAGCTGCGGCGGGCGCGGCGTCAGATGCCGACCTCGTGGGGGCCGGGCAGGAGGCGCAGCCGGAAGCTCCAGATCTGCCCGCCATGCTGGCCAGCCGCTACGTCGGCCCGCTGACGTTTGCCACGCCGGCGCTGACCGACGATTTTGCCCCGGTAGAGCGCTATACGCTGGTCTTGTTGCGGCAGTAA
- a CDS encoding MBL fold metallo-hydrolase RNA specificity domain-containing protein, whose translation MKVQFLGAAQTVTGSCYMVEAAGKRFCIDCGMHQGNKAIEARNRETELYRPSAIDFILVTHAHIDHSGLLPKVVKEGFSGPIFCTKATSELLDLMLQDSAHIQEMESQWEARKYQRRGLKNPPAALYSVEDAQKAVTLFQTVDYHKVFEPAPGIRVTYFDAGHILGSGSLRLEADEDGKTTSIIFSGDIGRPQSLIVRSPETPPKADYVFMESTYGDRDHKDENLSVDELGEAIAYSYGKGEKVIIPAFAVERTQEVLYCLHMLTKQTKLPTDMPVFVDSPLAIRATEVFERNRELFDDEALKMLNGGDDPFSLPNLRYTLSAAESQAINDYKGPAIVISASGMCNAGRVRHHLRHNIWKPGASIVFVGYQGVGTPGRKLVEKAKKITLFGEDIEVAARIFTINGFSGHAGQSQLVEWLRPLTGNGAQVVLTHGEAKAQSVFAELIEKKFAKRPLIATYLEEMVLEGPQLTETVQHETLAHPRVNWEFLTGEVERKWGMFKDKMADVENRQWVEQTELQEALEKMDYALTRLLSRM comes from the coding sequence ATGAAAGTACAATTTCTGGGCGCGGCGCAGACCGTGACTGGTTCTTGCTATATGGTAGAGGCGGCGGGCAAGCGCTTTTGCATCGACTGCGGCATGCATCAGGGCAACAAGGCCATTGAGGCCCGCAACCGCGAAACAGAGCTGTACCGACCCTCCGCCATTGATTTTATCCTTGTCACGCACGCCCATATCGACCATTCTGGTTTGCTGCCCAAGGTCGTCAAAGAGGGCTTTTCCGGCCCCATATTCTGCACCAAGGCCACCAGCGAACTGCTCGACCTCATGCTGCAGGACAGCGCCCATATCCAGGAAATGGAATCGCAGTGGGAGGCGCGCAAATACCAGCGGCGCGGCCTCAAAAATCCCCCTGCGGCCCTGTACTCGGTTGAAGACGCGCAAAAAGCCGTCACGCTCTTTCAGACCGTCGACTACCACAAGGTCTTTGAACCCGCGCCCGGCATACGCGTAACGTACTTTGACGCCGGGCATATTCTGGGTTCTGGCTCGCTGCGCCTTGAGGCCGACGAAGACGGCAAGACCACCAGCATCATCTTTTCCGGCGACATCGGTCGCCCGCAGTCGCTCATTGTGCGCAGCCCCGAAACGCCGCCCAAGGCCGATTATGTGTTCATGGAATCCACCTACGGCGACCGCGACCACAAGGACGAAAACCTCAGCGTGGACGAACTGGGCGAGGCCATAGCCTACAGCTACGGCAAGGGCGAAAAGGTCATCATTCCAGCCTTTGCAGTCGAGCGCACGCAAGAAGTGCTCTACTGCCTGCATATGCTTACAAAGCAAACCAAGCTGCCCACGGACATGCCCGTTTTTGTGGACAGTCCGCTGGCCATCCGCGCCACCGAGGTTTTTGAACGCAACCGCGAGCTTTTTGACGATGAAGCGCTCAAGATGCTCAACGGCGGCGACGACCCCTTTTCACTGCCCAACCTGCGCTACACGCTTTCCGCTGCCGAATCGCAGGCCATCAACGACTACAAGGGTCCGGCCATCGTTATTTCGGCCAGCGGCATGTGCAACGCGGGCCGTGTACGCCACCACCTGCGGCACAATATCTGGAAGCCCGGCGCGAGCATTGTTTTTGTGGGCTATCAGGGCGTGGGCACGCCCGGCCGCAAACTTGTTGAAAAAGCAAAAAAAATAACCCTGTTTGGTGAAGATATAGAAGTAGCCGCCCGCATCTTTACCATCAACGGTTTTTCCGGCCACGCCGGACAAAGCCAGCTTGTCGAGTGGCTCAGGCCGTTGACCGGCAACGGCGCGCAGGTGGTGCTGACCCACGGCGAAGCAAAGGCCCAGAGCGTTTTTGCCGAACTGATCGAAAAGAAATTCGCCAAGCGTCCCCTCATCGCCACCTATCTTGAAGAAATGGTTCTTGAAGGGCCGCAGCTCACGGAGACCGTGCAGCACGAAACCCTGGCCCATCCCCGCGTCAACTGGGAGTTCCTTACCGGCGAGGTGGAGCGCAAGTGGGGCATGTTCAAGGACAAGATGGCCGATGTTGAAAACCGCCAGTGGGTGGAACAAACCGAGCTGCAGGAGGCGCTGGAAAAAATGGACTATGCCCTTACGCGCCTTTTGTCGCGCATGTAG
- a CDS encoding potassium-transporting ATPase subunit C has protein sequence MLTLTLLRRSLVFLLVMTALTCAYTGVLTLAGNTLFPFQAQGSILSLHGRHYSTLLGQPFAAPNHLWGRPVSADLATYSDRGQPLFYAGPSNKSPALPEYAATMRERLERIHMAHPEKSGQPVPVDLLTESGSGLDPHISPAAAEYQVERLARATGFTAAEVRRTIAMYTQGRTLGLLGEPRINVLEVNLALDGLLPSGRATPTAPAGEAAPSGVLTEQQR, from the coding sequence ATGTTGACCCTTACACTGCTACGCCGCTCGCTGGTTTTTCTGCTTGTCATGACGGCCCTTACCTGCGCCTATACCGGAGTGCTCACGCTTGCGGGCAATACCCTGTTTCCATTTCAGGCGCAGGGCAGTATCCTCAGCCTGCACGGCAGGCACTACAGCACCCTGCTGGGGCAGCCCTTTGCGGCCCCCAACCATCTTTGGGGCCGCCCCGTGAGCGCTGATCTGGCCACATACTCCGACCGGGGGCAGCCGCTGTTTTACGCTGGCCCCAGCAACAAAAGCCCGGCCCTGCCGGAATACGCCGCAACCATGCGCGAGCGCCTTGAGCGCATCCACATGGCGCACCCCGAAAAATCTGGTCAGCCTGTGCCCGTGGATCTGCTGACGGAGTCGGGCAGCGGGCTTGACCCGCACATTTCGCCCGCCGCAGCGGAGTATCAGGTAGAGCGGCTGGCCCGCGCCACCGGCTTTACGGCTGCCGAGGTGCGCCGTACCATAGCCATGTATACGCAGGGCCGCACCCTGGGACTGCTGGGCGAACCCCGCATCAATGTGCTGGAGGTCAATCTGGCCCTTGACGGTCTGCTGCCCAGCGGACGGGCCACCCCGACCGCCCCGGCGGGCGAGGCTGCGCCTTCCGGCGTTCTGACGGAGCAGCAACGGTAA
- a CDS encoding TIGR00730 family Rossman fold protein, with protein sequence MPELQQNIVDDLASVTTESWRTFRIMAEMVEALDALNALKVKCISLFGTARCTSDSVEYKDAEKISRLLVEAGFGIISGGGPGIMEAANKGAYEAGGVSVGLHIHLPHEQGCNPYVKTRCNFRYFFIRKFMFVKYAMAYVVMPGGMGTIDELSEAFVLAQTGRTRPFPIILYDSSYWSGLLEWMRKTMCARGFIREAEIDKLITVCDTPEEVVNHLCKVIVV encoded by the coding sequence ATGCCTGAACTGCAACAGAACATTGTTGACGATCTCGCTTCTGTCACTACAGAATCATGGCGCACTTTCCGTATCATGGCCGAAATGGTTGAAGCGCTTGACGCGCTTAATGCGCTCAAGGTCAAGTGCATATCCCTTTTTGGCACGGCCCGTTGCACGTCGGATTCAGTTGAATATAAAGATGCGGAAAAAATTTCGCGCCTGCTGGTGGAGGCCGGGTTTGGCATTATCAGCGGCGGCGGGCCCGGTATTATGGAAGCGGCCAACAAGGGCGCGTATGAGGCAGGCGGCGTTTCCGTGGGGCTGCACATCCACCTGCCGCACGAGCAGGGCTGCAACCCGTATGTAAAAACACGCTGTAATTTTCGCTATTTCTTTATTCGCAAGTTTATGTTTGTCAAATACGCCATGGCCTATGTGGTCATGCCGGGCGGCATGGGCACTATTGACGAACTCTCCGAGGCCTTTGTGCTGGCCCAGACCGGGCGCACCCGGCCCTTCCCCATCATCCTGTACGATTCCAGCTACTGGAGCGGACTGCTTGAATGGATGCGCAAGACCATGTGCGCGCGGGGCTTTATCCGCGAGGCTGAAATCGACAAGCTTATCACGGTGTGCGACACGCCGGAAGAAGTGGTCAACCATCTGTGCAAAGTCATTGTAGTGTAG
- a CDS encoding response regulator, whose translation MPQNTPQPALAAQHPDGVAERILVVEDDKAIRALVTTTLESNGMPCLWTATGRDAIAEASRANPDIILLDLGLPDMDGVDVIRTVRQWSMLPIIVLSARTEDDDKVAALDAGADDYLTKPFSVDELLARLRAALRRIRYERGHTGNSRSVFENGVLYINFAAGCVSVAGQEVRLAPMEYKLLCLLANNVGKVLTHKTILQAVWGNALPQSLPSLRVFMATLRKKLEAASPQCDCIRTHIGIGYRMSRVEG comes from the coding sequence ATGCCGCAAAACACCCCCCAGCCTGCCCTCGCGGCGCAGCATCCCGACGGCGTGGCAGAGCGCATCCTTGTGGTGGAAGACGACAAGGCCATACGCGCACTGGTGACCACCACGCTTGAGAGCAACGGCATGCCCTGCCTGTGGACGGCAACCGGGCGCGACGCCATTGCCGAGGCCTCGCGGGCCAACCCCGACATTATCCTGCTTGATCTGGGCCTGCCGGATATGGACGGCGTGGACGTCATCCGCACGGTACGCCAGTGGTCCATGCTGCCCATTATTGTGCTCAGCGCCCGCACAGAAGACGACGACAAGGTGGCCGCTCTGGACGCCGGAGCCGACGACTACCTGACCAAGCCCTTCAGCGTTGACGAACTGCTGGCCAGACTGCGCGCCGCGCTGCGGCGCATCCGCTACGAGCGCGGGCACACGGGCAACAGCAGGAGCGTCTTTGAAAACGGGGTGTTGTACATCAATTTTGCCGCAGGCTGCGTGAGCGTCGCCGGGCAGGAGGTGCGCCTGGCCCCCATGGAATACAAACTGCTTTGCCTGCTAGCCAACAATGTGGGCAAGGTGCTGACCCACAAAACCATCCTGCAGGCTGTGTGGGGCAATGCCCTGCCGCAGTCGCTGCCCTCGCTGCGCGTTTTTATGGCGACTTTGCGCAAAAAACTGGAGGCCGCCTCGCCGCAGTGCGACTGCATACGCACGCATATTGGCATCGGCTACCGCATGAGCCGCGTGGAGGGCTGA
- a CDS encoding RNA recognition motif domain-containing protein, which yields MATSIYVGNLPWSATQESVESLFSPYGEVLSVKLVSDRETGRARGFGFVEMEDADAINAIAALDGKEFEGRALRINKAEPKKPAPRRW from the coding sequence ATGGCTACTTCTATCTACGTTGGCAATCTGCCTTGGTCCGCCACCCAGGAAAGCGTTGAATCCCTGTTCAGCCCCTACGGCGAAGTCCTTTCCGTGAAGCTCGTTTCTGACCGCGAAACCGGACGCGCCCGTGGCTTTGGTTTTGTGGAAATGGAAGATGCCGACGCCATCAACGCCATTGCCGCTCTTGACGGCAAGGAATTTGAAGGCCGCGCTCTTCGCATCAATAAGGCTGAGCCCAAAAAGCCCGCCCCCCGTCGCTGGTAA
- a CDS encoding nucleoside deaminase, whose amino-acid sequence MQSHCSVAASRPDGNVAARAFHPAGPLTPPPPGRTWPELMRMALHEARASGAAGEVPVGAVLAAPDGRVVACCGNAPVRGNDPTAHAEVLALRAAGAALGNYRLGGCVLVVTLEPCAMCAAALIHARVAGLVYGAADPLAGAVVSRAEYFDAQCANHKVWHMGGVLAEECAALLHDFFDQRRG is encoded by the coding sequence GTGCAAAGTCATTGTAGTGTAGCGGCCAGCAGGCCAGACGGCAATGTGGCGGCGCGGGCCTTTCATCCCGCAGGGCCGCTTACGCCGCCACCGCCGGGGCGCACCTGGCCGGAGCTCATGCGTATGGCCCTGCACGAGGCCCGCGCCAGCGGCGCGGCGGGCGAGGTGCCTGTGGGGGCGGTGCTTGCCGCCCCTGACGGACGCGTTGTTGCCTGCTGCGGCAACGCGCCCGTGCGCGGCAATGACCCCACCGCCCATGCGGAGGTGCTGGCCCTGCGCGCGGCGGGCGCGGCCCTGGGCAATTACCGCCTCGGCGGCTGCGTGCTCGTGGTGACGCTTGAGCCATGCGCCATGTGCGCTGCAGCCCTTATCCATGCGCGGGTGGCCGGGCTGGTGTACGGTGCGGCCGACCCGCTGGCTGGGGCTGTGGTCTCCCGCGCGGAGTATTTTGACGCCCAGTGCGCCAACCACAAGGTATGGCATATGGGCGGCGTGCTGGCCGAGGAGTGCGCGGCCCTGCTGCACGACTTTTTTGACCAAAGGCGCGGGTAA